atacaatattaaaattcttctTGGCTTCCATTAAccgggaaaaaaataatgaccgACCAGGACACCGGGACATATTGTTAAAACTGGGATGAATGGCAAgcctatatacatttaattttacataaatgctaaaataatgataaatagtttattaatgttgtaagtgtttttttttatatgtatacttagaTTAATGAAGTCAAGACTTGTAcaaaaaattcaatgatatatgatttacttaaacaaattattgagtCAAACAATCAAATACCAACATgtaatgaatatttcaaagctgaaaatataacaaacaaatcAATGGGTATCGATGTAAGTGTTAATACTgaagaaaaattcaataaaacaacatCAACACAGACTGAAAAATGGACTGATCctgacaataatttaaataataattttcctgttaataaatttagtacaGATCTGGTAAATAAACCTAATTTATCTCATAGTTCCTTTAATGTAACATCTGAGATCTCTGAatcaaatatcattaataacttaaaatcatCCTGTTCTTCAAATTCTCTTTCTGATGCTCATATGGAAGTACAATATATCTATGAATCTTCTgagtttgaaaatttacaaaGGGAAGATGAACAAGAAAATTCCAcaagaaatgaaatattaagtacTATAGCATTATTAAGAGATCTTCAAGATTCTCCTGAATCTGAATATAAACAAGAGTATTCAGATTTTCCTGAACctgatttaaaatcaaaatctgaTTCAGATTCTTCTAAATCTGATTCAAAATCAGAATCCGATTCAAATTCTTCTAAATCTGATTCAAACTCAGAATCTGATTCAGATTCTTCTAAATCTGATTCAAAATCAGAATCCGATTCAAATTCTTCTAAATCTGATTCAAACTCAGAATCTGATTCAGATTCTTCTAAATCTGATTCAAAATCAGAATCCGATTCAAATTCTTCTAAATCTGATTCAAACTCAGAATCTGATTCAGATTCTTCTAAATCTGATTCAAATTCTTCTAAATCTGAATATGAACAAGAGTATTCAAAATTAGAAgaacatttaattgaaaataataaatcctcAAAGAATTCAACCGAATTAACTAAACCAATTAATATAGATCCTTGTATTGTACGATCTGACAAAATAAGTGAAATTCTTTCaaacaaacttaaaagtaaacgAGTAGCCAAATCATATCAATTACGAAAAAGTATGAATAAATTGCCCCAAAGGCTACAAATAAGACTGAATCAGAAATTTAAAGACTTGTTTGGAACTAGTCATTCTTATGAATTTGATCCGTTGTCTGAAGAAGAAGAAcgtattatagtacataaaaGAATTGCAAAAATGGTTGTCGAATTTATGACACCTTATTACACAGCACGTCGTATTGACAACAAAAATTTGTTCAAAAGACTTGCTAGATTAATATCTAAGAATCTTATGGATCGAACATATGATCAAGGTAATTTTGTCTTAAGTGGTGGTTTTGTTTTATCtagttataagttttaatgaaactaaaagatttaaaaaaataaagtatctaACTAATGTTACaattagatttaaatgtacttatataaataaacataataaaaacaaatcgaaacgaataattttaatttaagtgatttaagaaacgttttatacaaataacttataagcttAAAATGTCGGAAGGTTAGAACTTAACGCTTTATGGcataatagtatacctaccataaatacaatcaaaataaattcaatttagttttaacaataaaattatacttttaattgttttggaaaaatgtttttcccaaaatatatagttttcaaaaaaagtgttgatatttaaaaaaatattttaagtggtACTTactagtttgaaaaaaaagtcctTACTAGATACAAACTAATCTGCCCAAGAAATCAAATGATTCCTAAATTAGTGAACaaatggtatatatttatgatattaattttgaaacatattatttattttattacataatatgcatgtttcttgtatatagtattaatatttgattttaaaattaaactgtttTAGATGAAAGAACAGTAGCCTATGAagttggtaaatattttactggaAATAGATGCATTAAGACAGCTAAAGATTTCTGTATCGAATATTGAATACCTATCGCTTCAATACATCATAATTAACCAATTTAATGCAacggttattttattacacaaattacacatttataatttttaataacttgtgtgttgtttttttacttaatatatacatttatgttttgtgtaattaaactgtaaattattgatttttttggaaatctACTTAGTTTCGTCTCTAAGTGGCTAtaacaaactttaaattaGGCCACAATAAACCTCTGTTGTACATTAGTCAAATGTAActagagttaaaaaaaatcttatggataattcataatattagtaatatcagTGTCATTGTGCACATTTGAAAGATAtagtagataggtacttacttattacttttacagttataaaatgttattacaaaACATTACAATCATTACATATTTCCGTAGATGATATTCATTGTACAAGTAGagggtaatttttttatcgaacaacatttatttcaaaatctattaacgtttttcaaaatatttttcttacatacctatgtaatttACATTTGAGATAAAacaacatgttttattttttatgtgctATTGGTTAAAGTTATTGTTATCTAGGatgatttttcaaacatatatatttacatttttttttgagtttcattgattttattctaaggtcatttaaatctttatttttatgtatattttatagtttatttatattttgctagaaattaatttttttattagtaagaaGATAggttaaactaatttttaataaaaatgtaacttatggtaatgaaatatatataacttaactATCTAGTAtctatatcataattcataagctATTACTAATCATTAGGGCtcagatttttatgtatttatgaaaccaaaatattatatatttgtgctaccaaaatatgtacataaatatgtgctaagaaactcaaaatatatgttttactaatatgatttatttattgatatttaattataaaatacatccaTAATCCATATACCAGtttctgataaaataaattatactttaaatagtaaaattattaaaaaaaaagagatattaaaaattataagctataaataaaaaaattaaaatattaattatcttgattacaatttataataacatgtatttttaaatttacaatcttTATCTATCGTTTATCGAGgtcataaatattgaatttatatattgaccGTAGATTGAGTTTAATAATtgctattattttgttattatgagtattttgtacttttagaAACATGGGAAATccgaaattgtatgtattgaaaaatacagtcgtaattaataattaataataaatcgttaatGAACAAATTGTTGAAATATGAAGGAAAAAATGGAACTATTGAGaaacatgtaaaaatatgtacttatggcaaaatatgtaaaataaaatataattaattttattggaaatcccttgaaacaaatttatcaagtcacagtaaaaatatgtatttacatataaatccaAGCCTGTTAATCATTAACCACTTATAGGTAAGTTATAACAGTTCAGTAAGTTAATAGTCAATACTAGGTACTAATAGAATGGTGTAAAATGGGATTAACCAACCATATAGGCTCATGgtacaaatattgtttattagtctaaatatttttaaacattttttgtatatataaaataatgatattatctatacatattgaaaaaaaattcaaatttttatgattaatactttttttttaattttaacataaaactatTGATTTGTATAATCAATGCATTTATCTAAACCTATACctgctaaaataataaaatcgtttttttttgttaaaatatcctcaaatttgaaacatttacaaaaagttatataaaaaaattatgatcatgtatttttgtcatttttggtattttttaattgctgCAAGAAcaatttttgagaaatttattaaattgtcatgTTTGTGTATCAACAAAGGCAATCACGTAGCcatgattttatttgttttatttttgttttgcggTGGGGGGGGggtcaaataattttgaatacaatttttattgtttaactgATTAGTGattgatattcaaaatattttgtatttaattattaaaaatttcaggGGGAGTCTAGACTGCATTGACCTTTctggatatattatgtataaatgtataagtgaTAATGTGATATAGAACCATGTATATCTTCTGCTTTTGATtttgagtacctacctatgatTATATGTTTGAAGAGTCATacctcattaaaattaaatttagaaaaaaattaaattataaaatcaatcataatgttaaataattatttatttattttgtctgtttgatatacttatatactacaatatgctttaaacgatattatagtaatatagtataaagatTCTTTAATTGACATTATTgtctcaattaaaataaatgtgcttaacaatatatttttattgaaaaattgattagGTATCTGTCATCGTTTTAAATACCAATAGGTATAcaacaatgaataatttactaatatgtatttataaataattcttttattttttccataaatatcATACACATACAATATCATACGAGACTTACCAGATCAGATGTATGAAattgagatttaaaaaaatagttatagaccatacattttgaatttttatatttaagcagATGTTTTATCAAGCTGGGCGGTAAAGCGATAAAAGAAAGTACCATTTAAATTAGATGATTCAGGATGTATCTATTTATCTAgtatttttacagttaaaaattaactttttgtcatttttagtTTACAGACACAAAAATACCTTAAGTTTTTAGAACACTGCACCTGACCCCTTTAACTACCTACTGCAGATCGCAGGTAACAAGCATGGTTACATAtttccttatttttatttaaaaactcacTACATTTAAGGATAAtaggtattgttataatatattattttctattattacttAAGCATTATCTTAGgtttttaagtacttatatacgACTGCAGGATAAATATTCAGCTACCACCTATCCTTATTCTTGGATGATATTAAGTgatgagtatatattatacctaacgtcctaactaataaattatagtgaccattgatttttaaatggtatttAGGTATGTAGAtcgtacaaataaaatgagtattattcatttatgcttaatttattaaataataatattgacttcTGCAATCACAAAATTGGGCTATTTAAGCTCTAAAAATCATTTCTATGTTTATAGCCTGCTAtaattgtcatattatattaataagtaatacataattattataataagaatctAGTGTTTATAGTGCAGCAGTAGTGCCACAGCAGTCTTTATGAtgtgtaaatgtgtaatacaGGGGTACCTAGATACAACgtgagtaggtatataggtaacaaAAATGGCGCAAGTGTAAAATTACCCGGATGAtctcaaaacattatttattccaCAACCATGGTCgccttaaaatttaaaaagaacaaACCCATTGATAACATtcacacaaaattattttttaaattatcgttgtttacaaaatacaagttGACGACCtccttttaaaataagataaatatatatatattgttggaTAATTTTAACCGTgtgtactatataaattataaataacaaaatgtaattatttaatatcaaataaaattataaaattatttttaattctgagGAGATttgaatcaaattttatttttacaatttggtTATTACGTTTTGTAGGTATGGCTATACCGTAATCTGATCAATATATCCTGACAGGATAATATGCTGTTGCTATAGTTACAGTCTTTCTCAAGCATGCTCTGTGGTCCATTACTTGTGACTTTAGTTTCGTCCTTTATGcagtttaatatacctattataaggtATAAATCACAATGTAATCGCAATGTTTTTCTTAACaattagataatatgtttaaatatatatatacatatatttatttatatagttttaacaaaaataacgataaatagttaaaacaaaaattaaatataacattttgggcgtattcaaaaaattgtttatcgattttttattgaaatttttaaaataatgtctaagatatttaaaattcaatttagcAAAATGAAACcagtttttagtgtttttctgttacttttgttttctatatttcattgtaacagtgaaaatttagaaaaagaaaataccGATAATAATCCATATGAATTTCACATTGGTGGAGTTTTAAGTAGCAACGCAAGTGAAGattatttcaaacaaacaATTGAagtaatgtacaatttatacatttaatatgcttattgcctgtataaataattttagcataaataacaattaatagtgATTTTTAAACCACGCGCGAATTTGCGCAATTGTTTGTAGgtacgtttttataattttaatactatgcaTGCAtcgagtatatacatatattcataaatcttatacagcaattattattaagtatttataagttattttaaattccaagtgatgaatgtattcatattataatttataatgagttTTCTTATGTTTGAAGACACTTtttacaatagaaaaaaatgccTCAAATGCTTCTGATAGGAAAGTGAATTTTGTTGGTACTTTAGgaggtaaaaaataacaatttcttaatacctacttttttaaataattgggagaaaaaatttggaaaaatatgaatttttacacaaaaccaATTTCTTTTATTGTTACTGTAATTTGTAACTCAAAACGAATTACCGTTTACACTCAAAACGttcatcaaatgtttatatttgtattttaacctacacatattataattttaaaaatattttatgtttttttttgagtgaagatatatatatatatatatatatatacctggAAAatctatgtacctaatattgtcatattgaGATGAGATcgataatttttgttgtaaaatttcgaacacaaataaaatatttcaataactttaaactattattaatcaatattaatttacgttACATTGCTATTTAagtaaagaatattatcttatgtaggtattttaaatatttttgtttaagtacctatttataatatataatatataagaataaaaattcataattataatttttattacctataagttataactattaaagatataaactaacctaacctaccgGCTACcggatatcatttttttaatatcaaaatttagcactatttaattttttatgcagCTCATTTAAGCTCATTTTAGtacctttatatattataaaaaacattaaggtTTATGTGAAATATTAACACTTCTATAAGTAACTTAGGTCATAGGCACTAAGTacctttataatttgtattatattgtcgaaagaaaaacttaaaattatagtgaggttttaataagctatataccattatattttagttgaagTATAATATGGTTCTATTTCAAACGGGATTAGactcacaatattttatagatatataggtatacttcatAAGTCATCACTTGCgcttattattacctacttattgctattttatgccctgtattaaataataatatatactcatgTCATacgtaattgtttttatagcaTCTAAACTTCAATACACCATTTATGAAACCTGGTAATACATTCTACGCTCATTCCATAAAAATGGATCCAAATCCAATCAAAACGGCTCTCAACGTTTGTAAGCAGCTTATTGTGCGAAGAGTGTATGCCGTTATTGTTTCTCATCCACAAATCGGAGATCTGTCTCCGGCTGCTGTATCATACACCAGTGGTTTCTATCATATACCCGTGATTGGTATTTCGTCCAGAGATTCTGCTTTTTCGGATAAAGTAaccacaatatttattatattataaaattaatggtgTTAACTTGATTTTTTATGCATCGTTTACTATTGTTGTGTAAATCTGAAACTTGTTACAGAATATTCACGTGTCATTTCTTCGTACCGTTCCACCCTATTCACACCAAGCTGAAGTATGGGTAGAATtactcaaatatttcaattatttaaaggtAGTTACAtcgtatatatcatataatatatatatatatatatatatgcactgTTGCACAGGTTATTGTGCGcagttcaaatttattttcatatatatatattatatactgtataaattgtttagtattgttcggttaaacattttaataattttaacgtaaTATGTGCTGTAGGTCATATTTATCCACAGCTCTGATACCGACGGTAGAGCGTTTGTCGGTAGATTCCAAACTACTTCACAAAATCAAGGAGAAGACATCGAAAAGAAAGTTCAGgttgttatactataaataataataataaactgattaaaaatatatattatactaataatatgtaatttagtaTAACATAACTGCGTGAGTCTGCGTccttttaataaagtataataacactataatttCACTATTTTGGTGTCaaaactttgaaatattatcgactgaatattaaaatattatgcccCTGCAACTTCCAAATCATTCTACTGTAAGACACGCTAGTCATAACCGACACTGGCtatgtagtttttaatttttacatgtgCTGCAGTCTAAAACGTCATACCCATCACCCCCTACCCccaaacacacacacagtaATAACGCAACTGCTATagaatgcaaataatattgaatcacTTAACATAGATCTACATATAAAGAAAAtgtgacaatattttatgcagaAATACCTATGTGTCTAAATGTTTTCTTCTCAAATATTCTAGGTGGAGGCGGTTATCGAATTTGAACCGGGTCTATTTCATTTCAACAACCAATTAAACGAAATGAAGAACGCACAAGCCAGGGTGTATTTAATGTACGCAAGCAAATTAGACGCAGAAATCATTTTCAGAGATGCGGCAGATCGAAACATGACCGAGGCTGGATATGTGTGGATTGTAACGGAGCAAGCTTTAGACGCTAATAATGTACCGGAAGGAACGATCGGATTGAAATTAGTTAACGCCTCTAACGAATTAGCTCATATATATGATAGCATGTAcgcatatacattttttctagtAGAATggagtatttttttacatgtattaaaaaatacaaatttaatgtattaattttaatttggtcTACTGCAGATATATATTGGCATCAGCGATTACAGATATGAACCGTACAAAAACTATAACACCACCGCCCGCTGATTGTGATAACTCTGGTGCTATTTGGGATACGGGCAAGACACTTTTCGAGTAATTTTTGCTAATTTGCCAACTATAACAATCAGTTTATTTagcattacattaaattattaatatttctttttagatATATAAAGAAACAAGTATATAAAGATGGACATACGGGTAAAGTAGCTTTCGATAATAACGGTGATCGAATATATGCTGAATATGATATAGTCAATGTCAAAGAAGTGGCCAATAAAGATGCTATtgggaaatattattttaataatgtaaatgaataaataataataatttacctcgtaataaaataataatattgatgatttaaaaaaatatattgattttaggaGCTTAATAAGATGAAACTTCGACTTAACGAATCTAACATTATATGGCCAGGACGTTTAAAAAAGAAACCCGAAGGTTTTATGATCCCTacacatttaaaagtattaacaatAGAAGAAAAACCATTTGTGTATGTAAGACCATTAAAGAAAGAAGATGGAAATAGCTGTAAGACAGATGAAATAATGTGTCCGTTGTATAATACTTCATCTAAAGGTAAACTATTTTACttcgaaaaaattaataaaaattggatattaattcatatttatttattttaattttagaaccaATAGTGTATTGTTGTAAAGGATATTGTATCGATTTGCTTGTGGAACTTTctgaaacaataaattttacatacagTTTATCATTATCACCTGACGGACAATTtggaaattatgaaataagaaACAACTCAGGTTAAtacttctataaaatataaaaacgtataaggttaaattatatattataaccatgataaataattttagctaGTGGAAAAAAAGAATGGAATGGTTTGATTGGTGAAATAGTTTATGAAAGAGCAGATATGATATTAGCTCCTCTTACTATCAATCCAGAAAGAGCAGAATTCATAGAGTTTAGTAAACCATTCAAGTACCAAGGAATTACTATTTTGGAGAAGAAGGTAAATTGTTTATCTCAGATATTGGGTACAATGAAAATCAcactgatattttatttttaaatatatatatatatatatatatatttaaatatttaaaataaaaaaaaattggatgtatcttttaaatgaaaaatatctcAACAGTTAAAATGTACCACAATGATTTTGCATGACC
The DNA window shown above is from Aphis gossypii isolate Hap1 chromosome 2, ASM2018417v2, whole genome shotgun sequence and carries:
- the LOC114132520 gene encoding probable cyclin-dependent serine/threonine-protein kinase DDB_G0292550 isoform X1, which encodes MEVEVEDMDSTTCSGKMALNVDSNVLSSFENISSKVPFCNIDFNLPKSPWDIDDDFEGFDTVLCELVRNQYLKRLHETLLNNLDVTSSYKKKPLNQIQHCINLCMAELEKQALRRCMIARIYRKGMTNLINEVKTCTKNSMIYDLLKQIIESNNQIPTCNEYFKAENITNKSMGIDVSVNTEEKFNKTTSTQTEKWTDPDNNLNNNFPVNKFSTDLVNKPNLSHSSFNVTSEISESNIINNLKSSCSSNSLSDAHMEVQYIYESSEFENLQREDEQENSTRNEILSTIALLRDLQDSPESEYKQEYSDFPEPDLKSKSDSDSSKSDSKSESDSNSSKSDSNSESDSDSSKSDSKSESDSNSSKSDSNSESDSDSSKSDSKSESDSNSSKSDSNSESDSDSSKSDSNSSKSEYEQEYSKLEEHLIENNKSSKNSTELTKPINIDPCIVRSDKISEILSNKLKSKRVAKSYQLRKSMNKLPQRLQIRLNQKFKDLFGTSHSYEFDPLSEEEERIIVHKRIAKMVVEFMTPYYTARRIDNKNLFKRLARLISKNLMDRTYDQDERTVAYEVGKYFTGNRCIKTAKDFCIEY
- the LOC114132520 gene encoding probable cyclin-dependent serine/threonine-protein kinase DDB_G0292550 isoform X2 yields the protein MALNVDSNVLSSFENISSKVPFCNIDFNLPKSPWDIDDDFEGFDTVLCELVRNQYLKRLHETLLNNLDVTSSYKKKPLNQIQHCINLCMAELEKQALRRCMIARIYRKGMTNLINEVKTCTKNSMIYDLLKQIIESNNQIPTCNEYFKAENITNKSMGIDVSVNTEEKFNKTTSTQTEKWTDPDNNLNNNFPVNKFSTDLVNKPNLSHSSFNVTSEISESNIINNLKSSCSSNSLSDAHMEVQYIYESSEFENLQREDEQENSTRNEILSTIALLRDLQDSPESEYKQEYSDFPEPDLKSKSDSDSSKSDSKSESDSNSSKSDSNSESDSDSSKSDSKSESDSNSSKSDSNSESDSDSSKSDSKSESDSNSSKSDSNSESDSDSSKSDSNSSKSEYEQEYSKLEEHLIENNKSSKNSTELTKPINIDPCIVRSDKISEILSNKLKSKRVAKSYQLRKSMNKLPQRLQIRLNQKFKDLFGTSHSYEFDPLSEEEERIIVHKRIAKMVVEFMTPYYTARRIDNKNLFKRLARLISKNLMDRTYDQDERTVAYEVGKYFTGNRCIKTAKDFCIEY
- the LOC114132519 gene encoding glutamate [NMDA] receptor subunit 1: MSKIFKIQFSKMKPVFSVFLLLLFSIFHCNSENLEKENTDNNPYEFHIGGVLSSNASEDYFKQTIEHLNFNTPFMKPGNTFYAHSIKMDPNPIKTALNVCKQLIVRRVYAVIVSHPQIGDLSPAAVSYTSGFYHIPVIGISSRDSAFSDKNIHVSFLRTVPPYSHQAEVWVELLKYFNYLKVIFIHSSDTDGRAFVGRFQTTSQNQGEDIEKKVQVEAVIEFEPGLFHFNNQLNEMKNAQARVYLMYASKLDAEIIFRDAADRNMTEAGYVWIVTEQALDANNVPEGTIGLKLVNASNELAHIYDSIYILASAITDMNRTKTITPPPADCDNSGAIWDTGKTLFEYIKKQVYKDGHTGKVAFDNNGDRIYAEYDIVNVKEVANKDAIGKYYFNNELNKMKLRLNESNIIWPGRLKKKPEGFMIPTHLKVLTIEEKPFVYVRPLKKEDGNSCKTDEIMCPLYNTSSKEPIVYCCKGYCIDLLVELSETINFTYSLSLSPDGQFGNYEIRNNSASGKKEWNGLIGEIVYERADMILAPLTINPERAEFIEFSKPFKYQGITILEKKPSRSSTLVSFLQPFSHTLWVLVMGSVHVVALVLYLLDRFSPFARFKLINADGTEEDALNLSSATWFAWGVLLNSGIGEGTPRSFSARVLGMVWAGFAMIIVASYTANLAAFLVLERPKTKLSGINDARLRSTMENLTCATVKGSAVDMYFRRQVELSNMYRTMEANNYETAEDAIRDVKNDKLMAFIWDSSRLEFEAAQDCQLVTAGELFGRSGYGVGLQKGSPWSEAVTLSILDFHESGFMESLDDKWIFQGRVEQCEDQEKTPNTLGLKNMAGVFILVAVGIVVGMVLIVIEIGYKKHHVRKQNRLQLARNYGQTWRAIVQKRKMMRMHGRTSGVGALSLSVEALPRSVLNISPIRSIETLPRTCRNSPSPTRAWSGRQMVHRKSDDIPLRSPIGGPPQLHFHNNLM